The Streptomyces aurantiacus genome includes a region encoding these proteins:
- a CDS encoding TetR/AcrR family transcriptional regulator, with protein sequence MASPAAERSGAVSGSDEGAGQAAQSKRKDARRNKEALLDAAASVFVTSGVEAPVRDIAAQAGVGLGTIYRHFPTRADLIIAVYRHQVDACAEAGPALLATSATPHAALGQWVNLFVDFLVTKHGLAAVLQSDNAGFDALHAYFLDRLVPVCAQLLEAAEAAGEIDPGLEAYVLMRGVGNLCVGAGSDPRYDARRLVDLLVAGLRRPQ encoded by the coding sequence ATGGCAAGTCCGGCAGCGGAAAGGAGCGGCGCGGTGAGCGGCAGCGACGAGGGCGCAGGGCAGGCGGCCCAGTCCAAGCGGAAGGACGCCCGGCGGAACAAGGAGGCCCTGCTCGACGCGGCCGCCTCGGTCTTCGTCACGTCAGGTGTGGAAGCGCCGGTACGCGACATCGCGGCCCAGGCAGGCGTCGGCCTGGGCACGATCTACCGCCACTTCCCGACGCGGGCGGATCTCATCATCGCCGTGTACCGGCACCAGGTCGACGCCTGCGCCGAGGCCGGTCCCGCCCTGCTGGCGACCAGCGCGACACCGCACGCCGCGCTGGGGCAGTGGGTGAACCTCTTCGTCGACTTCCTGGTCACCAAGCACGGCCTCGCCGCCGTGCTGCAGTCCGACAACGCCGGCTTCGACGCGCTGCACGCGTACTTCCTCGACCGCCTCGTGCCCGTCTGTGCCCAGTTGCTCGAAGCCGCGGAGGCCGCCGGAGAGATCGACCCCGGCCTGGAGGCCTACGTGCTCATGCGCGGCGTCGGGAACCTCTGCGTCGGCGCGGGAAGCGACCCCCGCTACGACGCACGCCGTCTTGTCGACCTTCTCGTCGCGGGACTGCGCCGACCGCAGTGA
- a CDS encoding SDR family NAD(P)-dependent oxidoreductase: protein MTSQPYLAELFSLAGRVALVTGGSSGIGRAVSEALARAGASVVIVARREAELTATVEELAALGCRAAWVSGDLSTRAGVREIAEQAAEVFGEPDILVNCAGVNLRPPMSELSEEVWDSTMALNLDAPFLLGQRFGPAMAERGHGRIIHITSQQAHRAFVQSGAYGVSKGALESLARSQAEAWSPHGVTVNTLVPGFVMTPLNRRLSSDPDKVAALAARTLAGRNGLAEDFAGAAVFLASGASAYVTGQAIHVDGGFSVH, encoded by the coding sequence ATGACCTCGCAGCCCTACCTCGCAGAACTGTTCTCCCTGGCCGGACGGGTCGCCCTGGTGACCGGCGGCAGCTCCGGCATCGGCCGTGCCGTCTCCGAGGCCCTCGCCCGCGCGGGGGCGAGCGTCGTCATCGTGGCGCGCAGGGAAGCGGAACTGACTGCCACGGTCGAGGAGCTCGCCGCCCTCGGCTGCCGCGCGGCCTGGGTCAGCGGCGACCTGAGCACCCGCGCCGGCGTACGAGAGATTGCCGAGCAGGCAGCCGAAGTCTTCGGCGAGCCCGACATCCTCGTCAACTGCGCCGGGGTCAACCTGCGGCCGCCCATGAGTGAGCTGAGCGAAGAGGTCTGGGACAGCACCATGGCGCTGAACCTGGACGCCCCCTTCCTGCTGGGCCAGCGTTTCGGCCCGGCCATGGCCGAGCGGGGTCACGGGCGGATCATCCACATCACCTCCCAGCAGGCCCACCGCGCCTTCGTGCAGAGCGGCGCCTACGGCGTGTCCAAGGGAGCGCTCGAATCGCTGGCCCGCTCGCAGGCGGAGGCCTGGTCCCCGCACGGCGTCACCGTCAACACGCTGGTGCCGGGCTTCGTGATGACGCCGCTGAACCGGCGCCTGTCGTCCGACCCCGACAAGGTCGCGGCCCTGGCCGCGCGCACGCTGGCCGGGCGCAACGGGCTGGCGGAGGACTTCGCGGGCGCGGCGGTCTTCCTGGCGAGCGGTGCCTCGGCGTACGTCACCGGCCAGGCGATCCACGTCGACGGCGGCTTCTCCGTCCACTGA
- the helR gene encoding RNA polymerase recycling motor ATPase HelR: protein MARTRPQAGVDDTNALTASAFDLPGHLSPKADPALIAGDDAHFAAMAESLEQTITELSGRLDAELRAPGGTGRAAMERDAEIHRLTGRLRALRRFGLDLCLGHIVGADDPEPLYIGRLGLTDSTGRRLLIDWRSPAAEPFFGATHADPMGLASRRRYRWTRGRISDYWDEVFTQDGIVGHAALDDQSAFIASLGSNRSAGMRDVLGTIQADQDAIIRAGSRGALVVDGGPGTGKTVVALHRSAYLLHSDPRLGHRRGGVLFVGPHQPYLAYVADVLPSLGEEGVQTCTLRDLVAEGNAAATEPDPDVALLKSSADMVKAIETAVRFYEAPPTEGMTVTTPWSDIWLSADDWAEAFGAPGPGAPHNEARDQVWEELVTILMDKFDGDVSPDLFRKSLLHDRELTGALHSAWPLLEATDLVGDLWSVPAYLRMCAPWLGPDDVRSLQRTDTQAWTVSDLPLLDAARQRLGDPEASRRRRRHEATLAAQRERMTQVVDNLIGAAADSGADGDDGEGLVTMLRGKDARVSLVDESELAPDERDLLAGPFAHIVVDEAQELTDAEWQMLLLRCPSRSFTIVGDRAQARHGFTESWRERLERVGLDRVDVTSLTINYRTPEEVMAEAEPVIRAALPDANVPTSIRSSNIPVVHGSVADLDSVVDDWLGSHADGIACVIGDPAFRDTPRVRSLTPELSKGLEFDLVVLVDPQAFGTGTEGAVDRYVAMTRATRQLVVLTSGWTQ from the coding sequence GTGGCACGGACTCGACCGCAGGCCGGAGTTGACGACACGAACGCTCTGACCGCCAGCGCGTTCGACCTCCCCGGCCACCTTTCCCCCAAGGCCGACCCGGCACTGATCGCCGGCGACGACGCGCACTTCGCGGCCATGGCGGAGAGCCTCGAACAAACCATCACCGAACTGTCCGGCCGCCTCGACGCCGAGCTCAGGGCGCCCGGCGGCACGGGCCGGGCCGCGATGGAACGGGACGCGGAGATCCACCGCCTGACCGGTCGTCTGCGCGCCCTGCGCCGCTTCGGCCTGGACCTGTGCCTCGGACACATCGTCGGCGCGGACGACCCCGAGCCCCTGTACATAGGGCGACTCGGCCTCACCGACAGCACCGGGCGTCGGCTGCTGATCGACTGGCGCTCCCCCGCGGCCGAGCCGTTCTTCGGAGCGACCCATGCCGACCCGATGGGCCTGGCGAGCCGCCGCAGGTACCGCTGGACCCGCGGCCGTATCAGTGACTACTGGGACGAGGTGTTCACCCAGGACGGGATTGTCGGCCACGCCGCGCTCGACGACCAGTCCGCCTTCATCGCCAGCCTCGGCAGCAACCGGTCGGCCGGGATGCGCGACGTGCTCGGCACCATCCAGGCCGACCAGGACGCCATCATCCGCGCGGGATCCCGCGGCGCTCTCGTCGTCGACGGCGGCCCGGGCACGGGCAAGACCGTCGTGGCCCTGCACCGCTCCGCCTATCTCCTCCACTCCGACCCCCGTCTCGGTCACCGTCGGGGCGGAGTGCTGTTCGTCGGTCCGCACCAGCCCTACCTGGCCTACGTCGCAGACGTCCTGCCCAGCCTCGGAGAGGAGGGCGTGCAGACCTGCACCCTGCGGGACCTCGTCGCCGAGGGGAACGCGGCAGCGACCGAGCCCGACCCGGACGTGGCCCTGCTGAAGTCCTCCGCGGACATGGTGAAGGCGATCGAGACGGCTGTCAGGTTCTACGAGGCGCCCCCCACCGAGGGGATGACGGTCACGACCCCTTGGTCCGACATCTGGCTGAGCGCGGACGACTGGGCCGAGGCGTTCGGCGCACCGGGACCGGGAGCCCCGCACAACGAAGCGCGTGACCAGGTCTGGGAGGAACTGGTCACGATCCTCATGGACAAGTTCGACGGTGACGTCTCGCCCGACCTGTTCCGGAAGTCGCTGCTGCACGACAGGGAGCTGACCGGGGCCCTCCACAGCGCGTGGCCTCTGCTCGAAGCGACCGACCTCGTCGGGGACTTGTGGTCGGTGCCCGCCTACCTGCGGATGTGTGCTCCCTGGCTCGGCCCCGACGACGTCCGGAGCCTCCAGCGCACGGACACGCAGGCCTGGACGGTGTCCGATCTGCCGCTCCTGGACGCGGCACGACAGCGGCTCGGCGATCCGGAGGCGTCCCGCCGCAGGCGTCGGCACGAGGCGACGCTCGCCGCCCAGCGCGAGCGCATGACGCAGGTCGTGGACAACCTGATCGGGGCCGCCGCCGACTCCGGCGCCGACGGTGACGACGGCGAGGGCCTGGTGACGATGCTGCGCGGCAAGGACGCCCGGGTCAGCCTGGTCGACGAGTCCGAACTGGCCCCCGACGAGCGGGATCTGCTCGCCGGCCCGTTCGCGCACATCGTCGTGGACGAGGCACAGGAACTGACCGACGCCGAGTGGCAGATGCTGCTGCTGCGCTGCCCGTCCCGGAGTTTCACCATTGTCGGGGACCGCGCCCAGGCCAGGCACGGGTTCACGGAGTCCTGGCGGGAACGGCTCGAGCGGGTCGGGCTCGACCGGGTCGACGTGACCTCCCTGACCATCAACTACCGGACGCCGGAAGAGGTCATGGCGGAGGCCGAGCCGGTCATCCGGGCCGCCCTCCCGGACGCCAACGTGCCGACCTCCATCCGCAGCAGCAACATTCCCGTCGTACACGGATCCGTCGCGGATCTGGACTCGGTTGTCGACGACTGGCTCGGTTCGCATGCCGACGGGATCGCCTGCGTCATCGGCGATCCCGCGTTCCGGGACACACCCCGCGTCCGGTCACTGACCCCGGAGCTGTCGAAGGGGCTCGAGTTCGACCTGGTCGTCCTCGTCGATCCGCAGGCGTTCGGCACGGGGACCGAAGGAGCGGTCGACCGCTATGTCGCGATGACCCGGGCGACGCGTCAACTCGTCGTCCTCACGAGCGGGTGGACACAATGA
- a CDS encoding VOC family protein produces MSVRRVMPDIRTEAMEESRDFYGLLGFEEVMNLGWVMTLASPSNPTAQVTFMTHDRSAPVVPDMSVEVDDVDAAYATLRESGAEIVHPLQDEEWGVRRFFVRDPNGRVVNVLSHR; encoded by the coding sequence GTGTCCGTCCGCCGCGTCATGCCCGACATCCGAACAGAGGCAATGGAGGAGAGCCGCGACTTCTACGGTCTCCTGGGGTTCGAGGAGGTCATGAACCTCGGCTGGGTCATGACGCTGGCCTCTCCTTCCAACCCCACGGCGCAAGTCACCTTCATGACCCACGACAGGTCCGCGCCGGTCGTGCCCGACATGAGCGTCGAGGTGGACGACGTGGACGCGGCCTACGCGACGCTGCGGGAGAGCGGCGCGGAGATCGTGCACCCCCTGCAGGACGAGGAGTGGGGGGTGCGCCGCTTCTTCGTCCGTGACCCCAACGGCAGGGTGGTCAACGTGCTGAGTCACCGATGA